In Deinococcus sp. QL22, the following are encoded in one genomic region:
- a CDS encoding PP2C family serine/threonine-protein phosphatase translates to MRSPATPSMSSGLLTDVGRQRQGGVNQDAALALDLPQGGLYAVADGMGGHAAGELAANLALDTLSQAYLDGRGMPPERLAEAVQAANVSVLRHAVGEYVGMGTTLLAILIDRGAAIVAHVGDSRAYMLRGGELHRLTDDHSWVAEQVRLGNLTEAEARDHQWRSVVSNALGGEERVRLELFGFPLKSGDRLLLCSDGLSGVVEEAHLLEMLARQNTPDQVARTLVNAANDAGGPDNITAVIVDISRSLRVPNYALPVRQPDGPTYADVLLSARRGNSLLTYLLLTVVYFTLLGVILMPEHRVMLGVLGIVVLLGILISRRVLHSRQVARASTRPPLSAPVSVASAKTQPMHDPRH, encoded by the coding sequence ATGCGCTCCCCAGCGACGCCTTCTATGTCCTCTGGGCTGCTCACGGACGTAGGGCGTCAACGTCAGGGCGGTGTCAATCAGGACGCTGCTCTGGCGCTCGACTTACCGCAAGGTGGCCTCTATGCCGTTGCCGACGGAATGGGGGGCCATGCTGCTGGCGAGCTGGCGGCAAATCTGGCGCTCGATACCCTGAGTCAGGCTTACCTTGATGGACGCGGCATGCCGCCCGAACGTCTGGCAGAGGCGGTGCAGGCCGCCAATGTCTCGGTACTTCGGCATGCGGTGGGCGAATACGTGGGCATGGGCACCACGCTGCTGGCCATCCTGATAGACCGGGGCGCGGCGATTGTGGCGCATGTCGGCGATTCGCGGGCATACATGCTGCGCGGCGGAGAACTGCACCGCCTGACCGACGACCATTCCTGGGTGGCCGAACAGGTGCGGCTGGGCAACCTGACTGAAGCCGAAGCGCGGGATCACCAATGGCGCAGCGTGGTCAGCAACGCGCTCGGCGGAGAAGAACGGGTGCGGCTGGAACTGTTCGGCTTTCCCCTCAAGTCTGGCGACCGCTTGTTGCTGTGCAGTGACGGCCTCTCCGGCGTCGTGGAAGAAGCGCATCTGCTGGAGATGTTGGCCCGCCAGAACACGCCCGATCAGGTGGCCCGCACCCTCGTCAACGCGGCCAACGATGCGGGTGGCCCGGACAACATCACCGCAGTGATCGTGGATATCAGCCGCAGCCTGCGCGTCCCGAACTACGCTCTGCCCGTGCGCCAACCCGACGGCCCCACTTACGCCGATGTGCTGCTGAGTGCGCGGCGCGGCAACAGTCTGCTGACTTATCTGCTGCTCACGGTGGTTTATTTTACGCTGCTGGGCGTCATCCTTATGCCTGAACACCGGGTGATGCTGGGGGTATTGGGCATTGTGGTGCTGCTGGGCATTCTGATTTCCCGCCGCGTACTGCACAGCCGCCAAGTGGCCCGCGCCTCCACCCGGCCCCCGCTCAGTGCGCCCGTTTCGGTGGCATCGGCCAAGACCCAGCCCATGCACGACCCTCGTCACTGA
- a CDS encoding RidA family protein codes for MKDIVQTPAAPAAIGPYSQAVTFGNLVVTSGQIPLKPDGSLVEGGITEQTEQVIANLKALLAAAGTDLERVVKTTVFLADMNEFGAMNAVYEAHFSAPYPARSTVQVARLPRDVRVEIEVLAERH; via the coding sequence ATGAAAGATATCGTGCAAACGCCCGCCGCCCCCGCCGCCATCGGCCCTTACAGCCAGGCCGTCACCTTTGGCAATCTGGTGGTCACCAGCGGCCAAATCCCCCTCAAGCCCGACGGCAGCCTGGTGGAAGGCGGCATCACCGAGCAGACCGAACAGGTAATCGCCAACCTGAAAGCACTCTTGGCCGCCGCCGGAACTGATCTGGAGCGTGTGGTCAAAACTACCGTGTTTCTGGCCGATATGAACGAGTTCGGGGCCATGAACGCTGTGTACGAGGCGCATTTTTCGGCCCCCTACCCCGCCCGCAGCACGGTACAGGTGGCCCGCCTGCCCCGCGACGTGCGCGTAGAGATCGAGGTGCTGGCCGAACGACACTGA
- a CDS encoding stage 0 sporulation family protein: MLSEQPYPVGTRVVVQGKRGPEVAKVRGEATAPEPQARYGAVLRAATPEDVARWEDLHRQGEDLKWLLRARARERRLPVKLVAVEFTLDESLVTVSYSAEDRIELSSLIGELRNHTRARVNFAAIGPREQAQMIGTLGACGRENCSSTHLQDFAPVSIRMARDQQLPLNPEKLSGPCGRLLCCLQFEHTQYVDLLKDLPRKNAKVCHEGSGACGKVTKLHPLAGTVDVHTDQGMLLGIPASELKRMPDAPAPKPKRDQPEA, translated from the coding sequence ATGCTCAGCGAGCAGCCTTACCCGGTGGGCACGCGGGTCGTGGTGCAGGGCAAACGCGGCCCCGAAGTCGCCAAAGTGCGTGGCGAGGCCACTGCGCCCGAACCGCAGGCCCGTTATGGCGCGGTGCTGCGGGCGGCGACCCCCGAAGACGTGGCCCGCTGGGAAGACCTTCACCGTCAGGGTGAAGACCTGAAATGGCTGCTGCGTGCCCGCGCCCGTGAGCGCCGCTTGCCCGTGAAATTGGTGGCCGTAGAATTTACGCTCGACGAAAGCTTGGTTACGGTCAGCTACAGCGCCGAAGACCGCATAGAACTCAGCAGCCTGATCGGAGAACTGCGGAACCACACCCGCGCCCGCGTCAACTTTGCCGCCATCGGGCCGCGTGAGCAGGCGCAGATGATCGGCACGCTGGGTGCGTGTGGCCGCGAAAACTGTTCCAGCACGCACCTGCAAGACTTCGCACCCGTCAGTATCCGCATGGCCCGCGATCAGCAGCTGCCCCTGAATCCCGAAAAACTGAGCGGCCCCTGTGGACGCCTGCTGTGCTGCCTGCAATTCGAGCACACGCAATACGTAGACCTGCTCAAAGATTTGCCCCGCAAGAACGCCAAAGTGTGCCATGAGGGCAGCGGTGCCTGCGGCAAGGTGACCAAGCTCCACCCACTGGCAGGCACGGTAGACGTGCATACCGATCAGGGCATGTTGTTGGGCATTCCCGCCAGCGAACTGAAACGCATGCCCGACGCGCCAGCGCCCAAGCCCAAGCGAGACCAGCCGGAAGCGTAA